A region from the Aegilops tauschii subsp. strangulata cultivar AL8/78 chromosome 5, Aet v6.0, whole genome shotgun sequence genome encodes:
- the LOC109773239 gene encoding putative F-box protein At2g02030: protein MATSPAASRIRPSHGEPPPPLNQELIVDEILTRLPVAAAVRCRSVCRAWNAALASGHFVAAHAARAAAARHPEIVFFSPTEKGVATSFYACSLPEDGDGPPAAAARKLLSVGNLAGEHLVLTGKPCRGLTLVFDVRLSEYHVLNLSTGEHVSLPPCETAEEIAPVVPKLMLLKRFPLELSSTGLGFDPATGQHKVVRLFRNIFGQQKCEVCSLTASGEWRWRRCAGGNAPPRFACYVDGRPPVALDGSLYWLLHRRGCADDGSASWDPQQDAPILSLSVGAERFGWVRTPPRLASRIRHLTNLDGSLCAVVHDRLVDDVLLLVTWSPSSPSWSARCRVDVGSLPRPIRDELSGEREIVPLCTVKKKILLATSRHKVYAYDTEQGAAEEVFDMNRFVDVPPHNSESRLFVNIGLHEEDIGPKLAGDKWLQVKRGRDMVIGKREAASSVYQLEHRDHDEDFHRTREVIMHLAFPT from the coding sequence ATGGCAACCTCGCCGGCAGCTTCCAGGATCAGGCCGTCGCACGGCGAACCGCCTCCGCCGCTGAACCAAGAGCTGATCGTCGATGAGATCCTCACGCGCCTGCCGGTGGCAGCAGCCGTGCGCTGCAGATCTGTCTGCCGGGCGTGGAATGCGGCCCTCGCCTCCGGCCACTTCGTCGCCGCGCACGCTGCCCGAGCAGCCGCCGCGCGCCACCCCGAGATCGTCTTCTTCTCGCCGACAGAGAAGGGCGTCGCCACGTCCTTCTACGCTTGCTCGCTTCCCGAGGACGGAGACGggccgcccgccgccgctgcccgcaAGCTGCTCAGCGTGGGCAACCTCGCCGGCGAGCACCTGGTACTGACCGGCAAGCCGTGCCGCGGCCTGACGCTCGTCTTCGACGTCCGGTTGTCCGAGTACCACGTCTTGAACCTGTCCACCGGCGAGCATGTATCCCTGCCGCCCTGCGAGACGGCGGAGGAGATAGCACCGGTGGTTCCGAAGCTGATGCTGCTCAAACGGTTTCCTCTGGAGCTCTCCAGCACCGGCCTCGGCTTCGACCCGGCCACCGGTCAACACAAGGTCGTCAGGCTCTTCAGGAACATCTTCGGGCAGCAGAAGTGCGAGGTGTGCTCGCTTACGGCATCCGGCGagtggcggtggcggcgctgcGCCGGGGGCAACGCGCCCCCAAGATTTGCGTGCTACGTCGACGGCAGGCCTCCCGTGGCCCTCGACGGATCCCTCTACTGGCTGCTGCACCGGCGAGGCTGCGCCGACGACGGCAGCGCCAGCTGGGACCCGCAGCAGGACGCGCCCATCCTGTCGCTCTCCGTCGGCGCCGAGCGGTTCGGGTGGGTGCGCACGCCGCCGCGGCTGGCGTCACGCATCCGGCACCTCACCAACCTCGACGGCTCCCTCTGCGCCGTCGTCCACGACCGCCTCGTCGACGACGTGCTCCTGCTCGTCACGTGGAGTCCGTCGTCGCCATCGTGGTCTGCGCGCTGCCGCGTCGACGTGGGCAGCCTGCCCCGGCCGATCCGGGACGAGCTCAGCGGGGAGCGGGAGATCGTCCCGCTGTGCACTGTGAAGAAGAAGATCCTGCTGGCGACGAGCCGGCACAAGGTGTACGCCTACGACACGGAGCAAGGCGCCGCCGAGGAGGTGTTCGACATGAACCGCTTTGTCGACGTGCCGCCGCACAACAGCGAGTCACGGCTGTTCGTCAACATTGGCCTCCACGAGGAAGACATCGGCCCGAAGTTGGCGGGTGATAAGTGGCTACAGGTGAAGCGGGGACGAGACATGGTGATCGGCAAGCGGGAGGCGGCGTCGTCGGTGTACCAGCTTGAACATCGCGACCATGACGAGGATTTTCACAGGACGAGAGAAGTGATCATGCACCTTGCATTTCCAACGTAG